One genomic region from bacterium encodes:
- a CDS encoding clan AA aspartic protease, with protein MGETRVDVTIRNPADSQRSWAGEFVVDTGAIDSVVPRRHLEAIGVEPLEDAVYLLADGSEFRTQTALAQMEFEGRKLGSTVIFGPDDVDPLLGVTALESGGFAVDPVNNELRKVVRRL; from the coding sequence GTGGGCGAGACCCGGGTGGACGTGACGATCAGGAATCCAGCGGACTCGCAGCGTTCCTGGGCGGGCGAGTTCGTGGTGGACACGGGGGCGATCGACTCGGTCGTGCCGCGCCGGCACCTTGAAGCGATCGGCGTCGAGCCGCTGGAGGACGCTGTCTACCTGCTCGCCGACGGCAGCGAGTTCCGCACCCAGACGGCTCTCGCCCAGATGGAGTTCGAGGGGCGCAAGCTGGGCAGCACCGTCATCTTCGGCCCCGACGACGTCGATCCGCTGCTGGGCGTCACGGCCCTGGAGTCCGGCGGCTTCGCCGTGGACCCCGTGAACAATGAGCTCCGCAAGGTGGTGCGGCGCCTCTAG
- a CDS encoding peptidase M29, which translates to MSAPAAEWRWVQRYAEQFAACDLRPGEVAVLLWEAASKPLIVETARLALESMGAATADVRMPTPANPGPVPIRSTGASVALAGHRAAVAALAAADFVVDCTAEGLLHAPELGEILAAGARVLMISAEHPENAERWPHDPSLADRVARGVALLEAAEAMEITSAAGTDLRVLLAGAVKAGSHGWCTEPGSIAHWPGGLVLAFPAERTVNGTLVLAPGDVNLTFKEYIREPVTLRVVDDYIVSIEGDGHDAALMESYMASFEEPEAYAVSHVGWGMNPGARWEALAMWDKADLNGTELRAFAGNVVYSTGANETAGRFCRGHFDLPMRSCTVTLDGETVVDRGHLRADLH; encoded by the coding sequence ATGAGCGCGCCGGCCGCCGAGTGGCGCTGGGTGCAGCGCTACGCCGAGCAGTTCGCGGCCTGCGATCTGCGCCCCGGCGAGGTGGCTGTGCTGCTGTGGGAGGCCGCCAGCAAGCCGCTGATCGTCGAGACGGCCCGCCTGGCGCTGGAGTCGATGGGGGCGGCCACCGCCGATGTGCGCATGCCGACGCCGGCCAACCCCGGCCCTGTGCCGATCCGCTCCACCGGGGCGTCGGTGGCCCTGGCCGGGCACCGGGCCGCCGTCGCCGCCCTGGCCGCCGCCGACTTCGTAGTGGACTGCACCGCCGAGGGACTGCTGCACGCCCCGGAGTTGGGCGAGATCCTGGCCGCCGGCGCCCGGGTGCTGATGATCTCCGCCGAGCACCCCGAGAACGCCGAGCGCTGGCCGCACGACCCGTCGCTGGCGGACCGGGTGGCCCGCGGCGTGGCGCTGCTGGAGGCCGCGGAGGCGATGGAGATCACGAGCGCGGCCGGCACCGACCTGCGGGTGTTGCTGGCGGGCGCCGTGAAGGCCGGCTCGCACGGCTGGTGCACCGAGCCCGGCAGCATCGCCCACTGGCCCGGCGGCCTGGTGCTGGCGTTCCCCGCCGAGCGCACCGTGAACGGAACGCTGGTGCTGGCACCCGGCGACGTCAACCTCACCTTCAAGGAGTACATCCGGGAACCCGTCACGCTGCGGGTCGTCGACGACTACATCGTCTCCATCGAGGGCGACGGCCACGACGCCGCCCTGATGGAGTCCTATATGGCCTCCTTCGAGGAGCCCGAGGCGTACGCGGTGAGCCACGTCGGCTGGGGGATGAACCCCGGCGCCCGCTGGGAGGCCCTCGCCATGTGGGACAAGGCCGACCTCAACGGCACCGAACTGCGGGCCTTCGCCGGCAACGTGGTCTACTCCACCGGCGCCAACGAGACCGCCGGCCGCTTCTGCCGCGGTCACTTCGACCTCCCCATGCGCAGCTGCACGGTCACCCTCGACGGCGAGACGGTCGTGGACCGGGGCCACTTGCGAGCCGACCTGCACTGA
- the coaBC gene encoding bifunctional phosphopantothenoylcysteine decarboxylase/phosphopantothenate--cysteine ligase CoaBC, with translation MSPFAGRRIVLAVSGGIAAYKAVEICRRLVDAGAHVIPVLTEAARRFVGEVTFSALASERARLSLFEDEDPIPHVTLGRQADLILVCPGTARVIGSYAAGLSEDLLGATLIATRAPVVVCPAMHTEMWEHPAVQDNVRLLKERGVTVVAPEEGRLAGGDVGAGRLAAPESILAAAAEALATGAQASTRDMVGLRVLVTAGGTREPIDPVRFVGNRSSGKQGYAVAIEAAARGAKVTLVATVQRPLPESVDLVLVGTAEEMRAAVVDRLPAEVVVMAAAVADYRPTAPALDKIKKTGEARTISLEPTPDILAELGCGGEVGTLVGFAAETSDVLANAEAKLRAKGADLIVVNDVSAPSVGFDGDTNEVVLLDATGDRTTVPLTSKRDVARAILDRVATLRASR, from the coding sequence GTGAGCCCGTTCGCCGGACGCCGGATCGTCCTCGCCGTCAGCGGCGGGATCGCCGCCTACAAGGCCGTCGAGATCTGCCGGCGCCTTGTCGACGCCGGTGCCCACGTCATCCCGGTGCTGACCGAGGCAGCTCGGCGCTTCGTGGGCGAGGTGACCTTCTCGGCGCTGGCCAGCGAGCGTGCCCGTCTCTCGCTCTTCGAGGACGAGGATCCGATCCCCCACGTCACCCTCGGCCGGCAGGCAGACCTGATCCTGGTGTGTCCCGGCACCGCCCGGGTGATCGGATCGTACGCGGCCGGACTGTCCGAGGATCTGCTCGGCGCCACGCTCATCGCGACCCGGGCGCCGGTCGTGGTATGCCCCGCGATGCACACCGAGATGTGGGAGCACCCTGCTGTGCAGGACAACGTGCGCCTGCTCAAAGAGCGCGGCGTGACCGTTGTCGCACCGGAGGAGGGTCGCCTCGCCGGCGGCGATGTGGGCGCCGGCCGCTTGGCTGCTCCGGAGTCGATCCTGGCCGCCGCGGCGGAGGCCCTCGCCACGGGCGCTCAGGCTTCCACCAGGGACATGGTCGGACTGCGTGTTCTCGTCACCGCGGGCGGCACCCGCGAACCCATCGATCCGGTGCGATTCGTCGGCAACCGCTCGTCCGGCAAGCAGGGCTACGCGGTCGCGATCGAGGCAGCGGCCCGGGGCGCCAAGGTCACCCTCGTCGCCACGGTGCAGCGCCCGCTGCCCGAGAGCGTGGACCTGGTGCTCGTGGGGACCGCCGAGGAGATGCGCGCGGCGGTCGTGGACCGGCTCCCCGCCGAGGTGGTCGTGATGGCCGCCGCCGTCGCCGACTATCGGCCGACCGCACCTGCCCTTGACAAGATCAAGAAGACCGGCGAGGCGCGCACCATCAGCTTGGAGCCAACCCCCGACATCCTCGCCGAGTTGGGCTGTGGGGGAGAGGTGGGAACCCTGGTGGGCTTCGCCGCGGAGACCAGCGACGTGCTCGCAAACGCCGAGGCGAAGCTGCGCGCCAAGGGAGCGGACCTCATCGTCGTCAACGACGTCTCGGCGCCGAGCGTCGGGTTCGACGGCGACACCAACGAGGTGGTCCTCCTCGACGCGACAGGCGACCGCACCACGGTCCCCCTCACCTCCAAACGCGACGTCGCCCGAGCCATCCTCGACCGCGTCGCAACCCTGCGCGCCAGTCGCTGA
- a CDS encoding alpha/beta hydrolase: protein MIDHDRHPIAWREAGAGPPVVFLHGLGGTRTAWDPQLRALDSRFHCIAWDMPGYGASAPLARLTFPAIADSLAGLLDTLDIESADLVGLSFGGMHALHTAIRHPPRVRSLVLADTSPAFGLDGTTAQAWKAARLAHLDAGQSPAEFAGGILDAISAKALEPRLRSRLIESFGRISPAGFRAAVECLPHHDVRDALGGIGAPALIIVGEADRETPVAYAEALAAGLPNATLEVLEGVGHLSPSEAPERFNQLVGDFLSRPDAPSATTER, encoded by the coding sequence ATGATCGACCATGATCGGCATCCGATCGCCTGGCGGGAAGCCGGAGCCGGTCCGCCGGTGGTGTTCCTGCACGGCCTGGGCGGCACCCGCACCGCCTGGGACCCCCAGCTGCGCGCCCTGGACTCCCGGTTCCACTGCATCGCCTGGGACATGCCCGGCTACGGGGCGTCCGCGCCGTTGGCGCGGCTGACCTTCCCCGCCATCGCAGACAGCCTCGCCGGCCTGCTCGACACCCTCGACATCGAATCCGCCGACCTCGTGGGTCTGTCGTTCGGCGGCATGCATGCGCTGCACACGGCGATCCGCCATCCACCCAGGGTGCGCAGTCTCGTGCTCGCCGACACGAGTCCGGCATTCGGGCTGGACGGGACCACCGCTCAGGCATGGAAGGCTGCACGACTGGCGCATCTCGACGCAGGCCAGAGCCCGGCAGAGTTCGCCGGGGGCATTCTCGATGCGATCTCTGCGAAGGCCCTGGAGCCGCGGCTGCGGAGCCGACTGATCGAGTCCTTCGGCCGGATCTCCCCGGCAGGTTTCCGAGCGGCCGTGGAGTGCCTCCCCCACCACGACGTGCGCGACGCCCTCGGCGGCATCGGCGCCCCGGCACTCATCATCGTCGGCGAAGCCGATCGGGAGACCCCGGTGGCGTACGCCGAGGCGCTGGCAGCCGGACTCCCCAACGCGACTCTCGAGGTGCTCGAGGGGGTCGGTCACCTCTCCCCCTCCGAGGCGCCGGAGCGCTTCAACCAGCTCGTCGGCGACTTTCTCAGCCGACCCGACGCACCGTCGGCCACAACGGAGCGGTGA
- the rpoZ gene encoding DNA-directed RNA polymerase subunit omega — protein sequence MINPPVEHLLKQADDSKFRLVSLGAKRARQINSYYGQLGEGLGRMIPPQVSSTARKPLSIALQEIDQGKIVAVTVQDEPPAEESDEPEPTGEPPELAG from the coding sequence ATGATCAACCCGCCCGTGGAGCACCTGCTGAAGCAGGCCGACGACTCCAAGTTCAGGCTGGTGTCACTCGGCGCCAAGCGCGCCCGGCAGATCAACTCCTACTACGGTCAACTCGGCGAGGGTCTGGGCCGGATGATCCCGCCGCAGGTCTCCTCGACGGCCCGCAAGCCGCTCTCGATCGCCCTGCAGGAGATCGACCAGGGCAAGATCGTGGCGGTGACGGTCCAGGACGAGCCTCCCGCCGAGGAGTCCGATGAGCCGGAACCCACCGGCGAGCCGCCCGAACTGGCCGGCTGA
- a CDS encoding guanylate kinase: protein MSGPGGSGKSTLARLLVGQDDRLWLSRSWTTRAQRAGEPDDAYHFVDRARFDAAIEAGGFLEWTDFGEYRYGTPHPDPPPGCDILLEIDVQGARQVRRRHPEALLLFLEAPTEGDQAHRLRGRGDSEDHVRARLSYGASERETARELGAVVVVNAELAETVATMGRIIDDHRRRLATETATGG from the coding sequence CTGTCCGGACCGGGCGGGTCCGGCAAGAGCACGCTGGCGCGCCTACTGGTCGGCCAGGATGATCGGCTCTGGCTGAGCCGATCGTGGACGACCCGCGCCCAGCGGGCAGGTGAACCCGATGACGCCTACCACTTCGTGGACCGCGCCAGGTTCGACGCGGCCATCGAGGCGGGTGGGTTCCTGGAGTGGACCGACTTCGGCGAGTACCGGTACGGCACACCGCACCCTGACCCGCCGCCGGGCTGCGACATCCTCCTGGAGATCGACGTCCAGGGTGCGCGCCAGGTTCGCCGGCGCCACCCCGAGGCGCTGCTGCTGTTCCTCGAGGCGCCGACCGAGGGTGATCAGGCCCACCGCCTGCGAGGGCGGGGCGACAGCGAGGACCACGTCCGGGCCCGGCTGTCCTACGGTGCCAGCGAGCGGGAGACCGCCCGCGAGCTCGGTGCCGTGGTCGTGGTGAACGCCGAACTGGCCGAGACCGTGGCCACCATGGGGCGGATCATCGACGACCACCGGCGACGCCTCGCCACCGAGACGGCCACCGGCGGCTGA